Proteins from a single region of Candidatus Binatia bacterium:
- a CDS encoding DUF6582 domain-containing protein — MRATWKPHEKHGKLTMRSDLPSSVYAFPKQRKEPMTDARHVRNAVARFDQVTDASEDDRALAFANIKKAAKHYGVELGESNWHELGMHPQTNRKAHARKGAATRKRTGSAKTAAQKAVATKRRTGTLRKAAKKAAATRKKRSR, encoded by the coding sequence AAAAGCACGGCAAGCTGACGATGCGCAGCGACCTGCCCTCGAGCGTCTACGCCTTCCCCAAACAACGCAAGGAGCCGATGACCGACGCGAGGCATGTGCGCAACGCCGTCGCCCGCTTCGACCAAGTGACCGACGCCTCCGAGGACGATCGCGCCCTCGCGTTCGCCAACATCAAGAAGGCCGCCAAGCACTACGGCGTCGAGCTCGGCGAAAGCAACTGGCACGAGCTGGGGATGCACCCGCAGACCAATCGCAAGGCTCACGCGCGAAAGGGAGCGGCGACGCGCAAACGCACCGGCAGCGCGAAAACGGCGGCGCAGAAAGCGGTGGCGACGAAGCGGCGCACCGGGACGCTGCGCAAGGCGGCAAAAAAGGCGGCGGCCACGCGAAAGAAGCGGTCCCGCTAG